The Stappia sp. genome window below encodes:
- a CDS encoding ABC transporter permease, translated as MKRFATNRLAMTSAAIVLLFVVLAVFAPLLAPHDPNETDLFRRLQPPGWAVGGDWAYPLGCDALGRDILSRIIYGARISIFIGAAVVLVATTIGIAAGLAAGYLRGWVDVVISRIVDILLGFPYLIFAIGLMAMLGPGLINVIMALAYKEWVITCRVVRGETLVSRELEYVEAARALGASRAHIMVREILPNILSPVIVVSTIRMAHVIILEASLSFLGLGVQPPTASWGSMVADGRAFILDAWWVSTFPGIAILLLVLAINVASQGLRDAFDPRFHE; from the coding sequence ATGAAGCGCTTCGCGACCAACCGCCTGGCCATGACCTCCGCCGCCATCGTGCTGCTGTTCGTGGTGCTGGCCGTCTTCGCCCCCTTGCTTGCCCCGCACGACCCCAACGAGACGGATCTCTTCCGCCGCCTCCAGCCCCCCGGCTGGGCGGTCGGCGGCGATTGGGCCTATCCGCTCGGCTGCGATGCGCTTGGACGCGATATCCTGTCGCGCATCATCTACGGCGCGCGCATCTCGATCTTCATCGGCGCCGCCGTGGTGCTGGTCGCCACCACCATCGGCATCGCCGCCGGTCTGGCGGCGGGCTATCTGCGCGGCTGGGTCGATGTGGTGATCTCCCGTATTGTCGACATCCTGCTCGGCTTTCCCTACCTGATCTTCGCCATCGGGCTGATGGCGATGCTCGGCCCGGGCCTGATCAACGTCATCATGGCGCTGGCCTACAAGGAGTGGGTGATCACCTGCCGCGTCGTGCGCGGCGAGACGCTGGTCAGCCGCGAGCTGGAGTATGTGGAGGCCGCCCGGGCGCTCGGCGCCTCGCGGGCGCACATCATGGTGCGCGAGATCCTGCCCAACATCCTGTCGCCGGTGATCGTCGTCTCAACCATCCGCATGGCGCATGTGATCATCCTGGAGGCGAGCCTGTCGTTCCTGGGTCTCGGCGTTCAGCCGCCGACCGCCTCCTGGGGATCGATGGTCGCCGACGGCCGCGCCTTCATTCTCGACGCCTGGTGGGTGTCGACCTTTCCCGGCATCGCCATTCTCCTCCTGGTGCTCGCCATCAACGTCGCCAGCCAGGGCCTGCGCGATGCCTTCGATCCGAGGTTCCACGAATGA
- a CDS encoding ABC transporter ATP-binding protein — MSTTPDTLLEVSGLRTVFDTPDGTVCAVDGVDVAVRRGECLSIVGESGSGKSVTFSSVLGLVRAPGRIDGGAIRFDGRDLRALTPRQMRAIRGRDIAMTMQDALTALNPALTIGEQLAEVLYAHDEELPSGRRARRAAVRERTLEMLGLVGIPSPADRLAQYPHEFSGGMRQRIMIAIALASRPKLLIADEPTTALDVTIQAQVLELISDIRRKLGMSVVLITHDLGVVAEHSDRVMVMYAGQVVEEGPTRDVIAAPRHPYTKGLLASIPRLSLRGQPLQPIEGQVPDLIGLPPQCRFYSRCSERTPACLQPIGMHDTGADRRARCIHAAREVAQ; from the coding sequence ATGAGCACGACCCCCGACACCCTTCTCGAGGTCAGCGGCCTGCGCACGGTGTTCGACACGCCCGACGGCACGGTCTGCGCGGTCGACGGCGTCGACGTCGCCGTGCGGCGCGGCGAATGCCTGAGCATCGTGGGCGAATCCGGATCGGGCAAGAGCGTGACCTTTTCCTCCGTTCTCGGCCTGGTCCGCGCCCCGGGGCGCATCGACGGCGGCGCGATCCGCTTCGACGGCCGGGATCTGCGCGCGCTCACTCCGCGCCAGATGCGGGCCATTCGCGGGCGCGACATCGCCATGACGATGCAGGATGCCCTCACTGCCCTCAATCCCGCGCTGACCATCGGCGAGCAGCTTGCCGAGGTGCTCTACGCGCACGACGAGGAGCTGCCGAGCGGACGCCGGGCGCGCCGCGCGGCGGTACGCGAGCGGACGCTGGAAATGCTGGGGCTGGTGGGCATCCCCTCCCCCGCCGACCGTCTCGCCCAGTATCCGCACGAGTTTTCCGGCGGCATGCGTCAGCGGATCATGATCGCCATCGCGCTCGCCTCGCGGCCCAAGCTGCTGATCGCCGACGAGCCCACGACCGCGCTCGACGTGACCATCCAGGCGCAGGTGCTGGAGCTGATCTCCGACATTCGCCGCAAGCTCGGCATGAGCGTGGTGCTGATCACCCATGACCTCGGCGTGGTGGCGGAACACAGCGACCGGGTGATGGTGATGTATGCCGGCCAGGTGGTCGAGGAAGGCCCGACGCGGGACGTCATCGCCGCGCCGCGCCATCCCTACACCAAGGGGCTGCTCGCCTCGATCCCGCGCCTGTCCCTGCGTGGCCAGCCCTTGCAACCGATCGAGGGACAGGTGCCCGACCTGATCGGCCTGCCGCCGCAATGCCGCTTCTATTCGCGGTGTTCCGAACGCACGCCCGCCTGTCTCCAGCCCATCGGGATGCACGACACCGGCGCGGACCGCCGCGCGCGCTGCATCCATGCCGCACGAGAGGTCGCCCAATGA
- a CDS encoding oligopeptide/dipeptide ABC transporter ATP-binding protein encodes MTTPDTPLLQVDHLEKTYRGRLSLGDRLARVPPMVVRAVNDVSLSVGRGEVLGLIGESGCGKSTLGRTILRLHEPTAGTIRFDGQDITHVSPDAMKALRRRMQIIFQDPYASLNPRRSVAEIIGLPLALHGLARGRSETRDKVVAIMEKVGLKANQLDRYPHQFSGGQRQRIGIARALVSGPEFIVCDEPVSALDVSIQAQIIQLLLDLKREMGLTYLFISHDISVIGYLANRVAVMYLGEIVETGPVEAVLGRPRHPYTQSLMSAVPDVDATDKGARVRLTGDLPTPLDPPSGCKFHTRCPLAIARCKSEAPATETLESGHRVACHRVHENISLLETA; translated from the coding sequence ATGACGACGCCGGATACCCCGCTGCTTCAGGTCGACCACCTGGAGAAGACCTATCGCGGCCGCCTGTCGCTCGGCGACCGCCTCGCCCGCGTTCCTCCCATGGTCGTGCGCGCCGTCAACGACGTGTCGCTCAGCGTCGGCCGCGGCGAGGTTCTCGGCCTGATCGGCGAGAGCGGCTGCGGCAAGTCCACCCTCGGGCGCACCATCCTGCGGCTGCACGAGCCGACCGCCGGCACCATCCGCTTCGACGGCCAGGACATCACCCACGTGTCGCCCGACGCCATGAAGGCGCTGCGCCGGCGCATGCAGATCATCTTTCAGGACCCTTACGCTTCCCTCAATCCGCGCCGCAGCGTCGCCGAGATCATCGGCCTGCCGCTGGCGTTGCACGGGCTCGCGCGCGGTCGCTCCGAGACGCGCGACAAGGTCGTCGCGATCATGGAAAAGGTCGGACTGAAGGCGAACCAGCTCGACCGCTATCCGCATCAGTTCTCCGGCGGGCAGCGGCAGCGCATCGGCATCGCCCGCGCGCTCGTGAGCGGTCCGGAGTTCATCGTCTGCGACGAACCCGTGTCCGCCCTCGACGTCTCGATCCAGGCGCAGATCATCCAGCTTCTGCTCGACCTGAAGCGCGAGATGGGGCTGACCTATCTGTTCATCTCGCACGACATCTCGGTGATCGGCTATCTGGCGAACCGGGTGGCGGTGATGTACCTCGGCGAGATCGTGGAAACCGGGCCCGTGGAGGCGGTCCTCGGCCGTCCGCGCCATCCCTACACCCAGAGCCTGATGTCGGCGGTGCCGGATGTCGACGCCACGGACAAGGGCGCGCGCGTGCGCCTGACCGGCGACCTGCCGACCCCGCTCGATCCGCCCTCGGGCTGCAAGTTCCACACCCGCTGTCCGCTGGCCATCGCGCGCTGCAAGTCCGAGGCGCCGGCGACCGAGACCCTGGAATCCGGGCACCGGGTCGCCTGCCACCGCGTGCACGAGAACATCTCCCTGCTGGAGACCGCCTGA
- a CDS encoding C45 family peptidase, translating to MNTPDLPRGTPLSLTGPPRARGAGQAAQAARSGVTRAAVAEATLARVSQARADGLIDAEAERYLAAQRDFAETQDPASMEELRGIAEGFGLDLDDLFAHLHLGILRDLAQGARADEDGCSALALVGDDAGPLVAKNRDFAGTHLGVQSVARHEGPDIDTGALLCVGSLGAPGAYSSGMNAAGLVLVDTQVGVRRHRVGWLRYFLMTRILATCRTVDDAVRLVRARPHAGGGTLVLADAQGASAAIELGAETVAVERAAPVWRTNHFVSRELAGDTLPARDDRVAENSRRRFAALEAQLPGTPPTAAALMRLMAQHADETPHAGPLCQHPAGDDARTISSTVYCVADHRLYFHEGNPCRGDWTHFTL from the coding sequence ATGAACACCCCCGACCTTCCACGCGGCACGCCGCTGTCGCTGACCGGCCCGCCCCGTGCGCGCGGCGCCGGCCAGGCCGCACAGGCCGCACGGAGCGGCGTCACACGGGCGGCCGTCGCCGAGGCCACGCTCGCCCGCGTGAGTCAGGCCCGCGCCGACGGCCTGATCGACGCCGAGGCGGAGCGCTATCTGGCCGCGCAACGGGATTTCGCAGAGACCCAAGATCCCGCCTCCATGGAGGAACTGCGCGGGATCGCCGAAGGCTTCGGTCTCGACCTCGACGACCTCTTCGCGCATCTGCATCTCGGCATCCTGCGCGATCTGGCGCAAGGCGCGCGCGCCGACGAGGACGGCTGCTCGGCACTCGCCCTCGTCGGCGACGACGCCGGGCCGCTGGTCGCGAAGAACCGCGACTTCGCCGGCACGCATCTGGGGGTTCAGAGCGTGGCGCGCCACGAGGGCCCCGACATCGACACCGGCGCGCTCCTGTGTGTCGGCAGTCTCGGCGCGCCCGGCGCCTATTCCAGCGGCATGAACGCCGCCGGCCTGGTTCTGGTGGATACGCAAGTCGGCGTGCGCCGGCATCGCGTCGGCTGGCTGCGCTATTTCCTCATGACCCGGATCCTCGCCACCTGCCGCACGGTGGACGACGCCGTCCGGCTGGTGCGCGCGCGCCCGCATGCCGGCGGCGGAACGCTGGTCCTCGCCGATGCGCAAGGGGCGAGCGCGGCCATCGAACTCGGCGCCGAGACGGTCGCGGTGGAGCGCGCCGCCCCGGTCTGGCGCACCAATCACTTCGTGAGTCGGGAGCTTGCCGGCGACACCCTGCCGGCGCGCGACGACCGTGTCGCGGAAAACTCGCGCCGGCGTTTCGCAGCGCTTGAGGCGCAGCTGCCCGGAACACCCCCGACGGCGGCGGCGCTGATGCGGCTGATGGCCCAGCACGCGGACGAGACCCCGCACGCCGGCCCGCTGTGCCAGCATCCCGCCGGCGACGATGCCCGGACCATTTCCTCGACGGTTTATTGCGTTGCCGATCACCGTCTATATTTTCACGAGGGCAATCCGTGTCGCGGGGACTGGACGCATTTCACCCTGTAA
- a CDS encoding sigma 54-interacting transcriptional regulator: MAGYDNDLIGDHPSMVELRALIARVARSPAQNVLIYGPTGTGKGMIARMLHRLSSRAQRPFVDINCAAIPSALLESEMFGHEKGAFTGAVERKVGLVEAANHGTIFLDEIREMEPMLQTKLLSLLDTHEFRRVGAIKTTAVDVRVVAATNKVLLSEVMAGNFREDLYYRLQVVAINLPALRNRGRDVLLLSDYFIELKNRRYNRAIRGLSDETADIFLKYPWPGNVRELENLLERIFILEDENVILPRHLPDRILRTVRAGSSTITPADGEAPDTPNTASAAIPPPALTEDAAGLGFHEATQAYQKALIDRALAASGNNMKEAAARLRISRHALRHQMIKLGMTPA; the protein is encoded by the coding sequence GTGGCGGGATACGACAACGATCTGATCGGCGACCATCCGAGCATGGTGGAACTGCGCGCCCTGATCGCGCGCGTGGCCAGAAGCCCGGCCCAGAACGTCCTGATCTACGGCCCGACCGGCACCGGCAAGGGCATGATTGCGCGCATGCTGCACCGCCTGTCGTCGCGCGCGCAGCGACCCTTCGTCGACATCAACTGCGCCGCGATCCCGAGCGCCCTGCTGGAATCGGAGATGTTCGGCCACGAGAAGGGCGCCTTCACCGGCGCGGTGGAGCGCAAGGTCGGCCTCGTCGAGGCCGCCAATCACGGAACGATCTTTCTCGACGAGATCCGTGAAATGGAGCCCATGCTCCAGACCAAGCTGCTGAGCCTTCTCGACACGCACGAGTTCCGCCGCGTCGGCGCGATCAAGACAACAGCCGTCGACGTCCGCGTCGTCGCCGCCACCAACAAGGTTCTCCTGTCGGAGGTGATGGCGGGGAACTTCCGCGAGGATCTCTATTACCGGCTGCAGGTGGTGGCGATCAATCTGCCGGCGCTGCGCAATCGCGGGCGCGACGTGCTGCTGCTCTCCGACTATTTCATCGAGCTCAAGAACCGGCGCTACAACCGCGCCATTCGCGGCCTCAGCGACGAGACCGCCGACATCTTCCTCAAGTACCCCTGGCCCGGCAACGTGCGCGAACTGGAGAACCTGCTCGAGCGGATCTTCATCCTGGAGGACGAGAACGTCATCCTGCCCCGCCACCTGCCCGACCGCATCCTGCGCACCGTGCGCGCGGGAAGCAGCACCATCACCCCCGCCGACGGCGAGGCCCCGGACACCCCGAACACGGCGAGCGCGGCGATCCCGCCCCCGGCGCTGACGGAGGATGCCGCCGGGCTCGGCTTCCACGAAGCCACGCAGGCCTATCAGAAGGCCCTCATCGACCGCGCGCTTGCCGCGTCCGGCAACAACATGAAGGAGGCGGCCGCCCGGCTGAGGATCAGCCGCCATGCCCTGCGCCATCAGATGATCAAGCTGGGAATGACGCCTGCGTGA
- a CDS encoding acyclic terpene utilization AtuA family protein: MKSLKVICPNGHLGFAPLKTESFRIGVDAGPDYIAADSGSDDIGPVPLGSDTCASPRAWQEHDLEAMLLAARETGKPMIIGSAGDTGSNSRVDMYVQIIRDLAKKHGLAPFKLGWFYSEVDKEIVRGKIRSGSRVLGLDGRADLDEAELDASERIVAMAGVHPFLKLLKEGCDVIIGGRASDSAVFASAALHEGHAEAEAYYLGKVLECASFCAEPYGAKETVMGEIAPGKVEVTAMSPDQRCTIASVAGHAMYERSNPFHEYVAGGLLDMTDCHYEQVAEKTTRVTGMRFEPADEFRVKLEGSGKLGERFVGMAGIRDPYTIAHVDDVIAWARAQVVERFGETGWSLHYNVFGRDGIMGEMEPLRDKPAHELLVLVQGVAPTREMAEELTMTGTRQLFYARLPDVKGTAGGVSFVFDEVMEASPAYRWTVNHTMAVDDPLDLFPTFTETVGADHMETA; encoded by the coding sequence ATGAAATCGCTCAAGGTCATTTGTCCGAACGGACATCTGGGCTTCGCGCCCCTCAAGACGGAGAGCTTCCGCATCGGGGTCGACGCCGGACCCGACTACATCGCCGCCGACTCGGGCAGCGACGACATCGGCCCCGTGCCGCTGGGCAGCGACACCTGCGCAAGCCCCAGGGCCTGGCAGGAACACGACCTGGAGGCGATGCTCCTGGCCGCCCGCGAGACCGGAAAGCCGATGATCATCGGCTCGGCGGGCGACACGGGCTCCAACAGCCGCGTGGACATGTACGTCCAGATCATTCGCGACCTTGCGAAAAAGCACGGGCTCGCGCCGTTCAAGCTCGGCTGGTTCTATTCCGAGGTCGACAAGGAGATCGTGCGCGGCAAGATCCGTTCGGGCTCGCGCGTGCTCGGTCTCGACGGACGCGCGGACCTCGACGAGGCCGAACTCGACGCCTCCGAGCGCATCGTCGCCATGGCCGGCGTGCATCCCTTCCTGAAGCTCCTCAAAGAGGGCTGCGACGTCATCATCGGCGGGCGCGCCTCCGACAGCGCGGTCTTCGCCTCCGCCGCCCTGCACGAGGGCCATGCCGAGGCCGAGGCCTACTACCTCGGCAAGGTCCTGGAGTGCGCGTCGTTTTGCGCCGAGCCCTATGGCGCAAAGGAAACCGTGATGGGCGAGATCGCGCCGGGCAAGGTCGAGGTCACGGCCATGAGCCCCGACCAGCGCTGCACGATCGCCTCGGTCGCCGGCCACGCCATGTACGAGCGCTCCAACCCGTTCCACGAATATGTGGCCGGCGGTCTGCTCGACATGACCGACTGCCACTACGAACAGGTCGCGGAGAAGACCACCCGCGTCACCGGCATGCGGTTCGAGCCGGCCGACGAATTTCGCGTGAAGCTCGAGGGCTCGGGCAAGCTCGGCGAACGCTTCGTCGGCATGGCCGGCATTCGCGACCCCTACACGATCGCCCATGTGGACGACGTGATCGCCTGGGCCCGGGCGCAGGTGGTCGAGCGCTTCGGCGAGACCGGCTGGTCGCTGCATTACAATGTCTTCGGGCGAGACGGCATCATGGGCGAGATGGAGCCCCTGCGCGACAAGCCCGCGCACGAGCTGCTCGTGCTCGTCCAGGGCGTCGCCCCGACGCGGGAGATGGCGGAGGAACTCACCATGACCGGCACCCGCCAGCTCTTCTACGCCCGGCTGCCGGACGTCAAGGGCACCGCCGGCGGCGTGTCCTTTGTCTTCGACGAGGTGATGGAGGCAAGCCCCGCCTACCGCTGGACCGTGAACCACACCATGGCGGTCGAC